A region of Rhizobium grahamii DNA encodes the following proteins:
- the fabD gene encoding ACP S-malonyltransferase, which translates to MSIAFTFPGQGSQAVGMGKDLAENYAEARAVFQEVDDALGEKLSETMFNGPEDKLTLTANAQPALMAVSMAVIRVLEAKGVDLKAKVSYVAGHSLGEYSALCAAGTFSLADTARLLRIRGNAMQAAVPVGVGAMAAIIGLEHADVVAVCEEASAVGSCQIANDNGGGQIVISGEKAAVEKGAAIATEKGAKRAILLPVSAPFHSSLMAPAAEAMREALAAVKKSNPVVPVIANVRAAPVTDADEIAKLLVEQVTGQVRWRETVEWFAANGATTLYEIGSGKVLTGLARRIDKTVNGIAVNTPADIDAAVAALMA; encoded by the coding sequence ATGAGCATCGCTTTTACATTTCCGGGACAGGGCAGCCAGGCTGTCGGCATGGGCAAGGATCTTGCCGAGAACTACGCCGAGGCGCGCGCTGTCTTCCAAGAAGTCGACGACGCTCTGGGCGAAAAGCTTTCTGAGACCATGTTCAATGGTCCGGAAGACAAGCTGACCCTGACGGCCAACGCGCAGCCGGCCCTGATGGCGGTCTCGATGGCGGTCATCCGCGTCCTCGAAGCCAAGGGCGTCGACCTCAAGGCGAAGGTCTCCTATGTCGCTGGCCATTCGCTCGGCGAATATTCCGCACTCTGCGCCGCCGGTACCTTCTCGCTCGCCGACACCGCGCGACTGCTGCGCATTCGCGGCAATGCCATGCAGGCTGCCGTGCCGGTTGGCGTTGGCGCCATGGCTGCGATCATCGGCCTCGAGCACGCAGATGTCGTCGCTGTCTGCGAGGAAGCCTCTGCCGTCGGATCCTGCCAGATCGCCAACGACAACGGTGGTGGCCAGATCGTCATATCAGGCGAGAAGGCAGCCGTCGAAAAGGGCGCCGCGATCGCGACCGAAAAGGGTGCCAAGCGCGCGATCCTTCTACCGGTCTCCGCTCCCTTCCACTCGTCCCTGATGGCTCCCGCCGCGGAAGCGATGCGCGAAGCGCTGGCGGCTGTGAAGAAGTCCAACCCGGTCGTGCCTGTCATCGCCAACGTGCGTGCGGCACCCGTGACCGACGCCGACGAGATCGCAAAGCTGCTCGTGGAACAGGTGACGGGCCAGGTTCGCTGGCGCGAAACGGTAGAGTGGTTTGCCGCCAACGGTGCAACGACGCTCTACGAGATCGGCTCCGGCAAGGTCCTGACCGGTCTCGCGCGCCGTATCGACAAGACTGTGAACGGTATTGCCGTCAACACGCCTGCCGACATCGATGCGGCCGTCGCCGCCCTGATGGCCTGA
- the fabG gene encoding 3-oxoacyl-[acyl-carrier-protein] reductase: MLDLSGRKALVTGASGGIGEEIARLLHKQGAIVGLHGTRVEKLEALANDLGDRVKIFPANLADRDEVKALGVKAEADLEGVDILVNNAGITKDGLFVRMSDEDWDNVIEVNLTAMFRLTRELTHPMMRRRYGRIINITSVVGVTGNPGQANYCASKAGMIGFTKSLAQEIATRNVTVNCVAPGFIESAMTGKLNDKQKEAIMGAIPMKRMGTGAEVASAVAYLASSEASYMTGQTLHVNGGMAMI, translated from the coding sequence ATGCTCGATCTTTCCGGCCGCAAGGCTCTGGTCACCGGCGCTTCTGGCGGCATTGGTGAAGAAATCGCCCGCCTCCTGCACAAGCAGGGCGCCATCGTCGGCCTGCACGGCACCCGCGTCGAGAAGCTCGAGGCGCTGGCAAATGACCTCGGCGATCGCGTCAAGATCTTCCCGGCAAACCTTGCCGACCGCGACGAAGTCAAGGCGCTCGGCGTCAAGGCCGAAGCCGACCTCGAAGGCGTCGACATCCTCGTCAACAACGCCGGCATCACCAAGGACGGCCTCTTTGTTCGCATGAGCGACGAGGACTGGGATAACGTCATCGAAGTGAACCTGACGGCGATGTTCCGCCTGACGCGCGAACTGACGCACCCGATGATGCGCCGCCGTTATGGCCGCATCATCAATATCACCTCGGTCGTCGGCGTTACCGGAAATCCCGGCCAGGCGAACTACTGCGCCTCCAAGGCAGGCATGATCGGCTTCACCAAGTCGCTGGCCCAGGAGATCGCGACCCGCAACGTCACTGTCAACTGCGTGGCACCTGGCTTCATCGAAAGCGCCATGACCGGCAAGCTGAACGACAAGCAGAAGGAAGCGATCATGGGAGCGATCCCGATGAAGCGCATGGGCACGGGCGCTGAAGTCGCCTCCGCGGTCGCCTATCTCGCTTCGTCGGAAGCCTCTTATATGACGGGCCAGACACTGCACGTAAACGGCGGCATGGCCATGATCTGA
- a CDS encoding acyl carrier protein: protein MSDIAERVKKIVIDHLGVDADKVVEGASFIDDLGADSLDTVELVMAFEEEFGVEIPDDAADSILTVGDAVKFIEKAQA, encoded by the coding sequence ATGAGCGATATCGCAGAACGCGTAAAGAAAATTGTTATTGATCATCTTGGCGTCGACGCCGACAAGGTTGTCGAAGGCGCAAGCTTCATCGACGATCTGGGCGCTGACTCGCTCGACACCGTCGAACTGGTCATGGCGTTCGAAGAAGAATTCGGCGTTGAAATTCCTGATGACGCTGCAGACTCGATCCTGACGGTCGGCGATGCTGTAAAGTTTATCGAAAAGGCTCAGGCTTAA
- the fabF gene encoding beta-ketoacyl-ACP synthase II produces MRRVVITGTGMVSPLGCGTEVTWSRLLAGQNGARLVTEFEVEDLPAKIACRIPVGDGTNGTFNADDWMEPKEQRKVDPFIIYGMAAADMALNDANWHPQTDEEQISTGVLIGSGIGGIEGIVEAGYTLRDKGPRRISPFFIPGRLINLVSGQVSIRHKLRGPNHSVVTACSTGAHAIGDAARLIAFGDADVMVAGGTESPVSRISLAGFAACKALSTQHNDDPTKASRPYDKDRDGFVMGEGAGIVVLEELEHAKARGARIYAEVVGYGLSGDAYHITAPSEDGEGAGRCMAAALKRAGLTPADVDYINAHGTSTMADTIELGAVERLVGDAASKISMSSTKSATGHLLGAAGAIEAIFATLAIRDNIAPPTLNLDNPERETAIDLVPHKARQREINVALSNSFGFGGTNASLVLRRYVG; encoded by the coding sequence ATGAGACGGGTGGTTATAACAGGTACGGGCATGGTATCGCCCCTGGGATGCGGAACGGAAGTGACGTGGTCCCGATTGCTTGCGGGCCAAAACGGCGCCCGGCTGGTCACTGAGTTCGAAGTCGAAGACCTTCCCGCAAAAATCGCCTGCCGTATTCCTGTTGGTGACGGTACCAACGGTACCTTCAACGCCGATGACTGGATGGAGCCGAAGGAACAGCGCAAGGTTGATCCTTTCATCATCTACGGCATGGCCGCTGCGGATATGGCGCTGAACGATGCGAACTGGCATCCGCAGACGGACGAGGAACAGATCTCGACCGGCGTGCTGATCGGTTCCGGCATCGGTGGCATCGAGGGCATTGTCGAAGCGGGTTATACGCTCCGCGACAAGGGGCCACGCCGTATTTCTCCCTTCTTCATTCCCGGTCGTCTGATCAATCTCGTATCCGGCCAGGTGTCCATTCGCCACAAGCTGCGCGGCCCCAACCACTCCGTGGTTACCGCATGCTCGACGGGCGCTCACGCGATCGGCGACGCTGCTCGTCTGATCGCATTCGGCGACGCCGACGTCATGGTCGCAGGCGGCACGGAATCGCCGGTCAGCCGCATTTCTCTGGCGGGCTTTGCAGCCTGCAAGGCACTCTCCACCCAGCACAACGACGATCCCACCAAGGCATCGCGTCCGTACGACAAGGACCGTGACGGCTTCGTCATGGGCGAGGGCGCCGGGATTGTCGTTCTCGAGGAACTGGAGCACGCCAAGGCTCGCGGCGCGAGGATCTATGCCGAAGTCGTCGGCTACGGTCTCTCGGGCGACGCCTACCACATCACCGCTCCGTCGGAAGATGGCGAGGGCGCCGGCCGCTGCATGGCCGCTGCCCTGAAGCGTGCCGGTCTGACGCCTGCTGATGTCGACTACATCAACGCTCATGGCACATCGACCATGGCCGATACGATTGAACTCGGCGCCGTCGAGCGCCTGGTCGGCGATGCGGCGTCGAAGATCTCCATGTCGTCGACGAAGTCCGCGACCGGCCACCTGCTCGGTGCGGCTGGTGCGATCGAAGCGATCTTCGCGACGCTTGCGATCCGCGACAACATCGCGCCTCCGACGCTCAATCTCGACAATCCCGAGCGCGAAACGGCAATCGACCTTGTCCCACACAAGGCACGCCAGCGCGAGATCAATGTTGCGCTGTCGAATTCGTTCGGATTCGGTGGCACGAATGCATCGCTGGTGCTTCGCCGCTACGTCGGCTGA
- the mltG gene encoding endolytic transglycosylase MltG, whose translation MPVNDTNQSNDTIGQPGQQSQNGPFIPKSPAEALRPERVPEPPKRSKKARSQVVIFLNFLMTLVVLGCAGAVLIFYYAISAYQEPGPLETNTNFIVRGGAGVAEIASNLERNNIISDSRVFRYLTATHLEKGESLKAGEYEIKAHASMNDIMELLKSGKSILYSVAFPEGLTVRQMFNRMNEDTVLEGDLPAVLPTEGALRPDTYKFSRGTKRSEIVEQMAAAQQKLVDQVWDKRDPSLPLKSKEELVVLASIVEKETGVADERAHVASVFLNRLSKGMRLQSDPTIIYGLFGGDGKPADRPIYQSDLKKETPFNTYVIKGLPPTPIANPGRDALEAVANPWKTQDLYFVADGTGGHVFAATLEEHNANVKRWRKLEADKGADPNIAVDGQPDGAAPADTPAAPAPKKKKTN comes from the coding sequence TTGCCGGTGAACGATACGAACCAGAGCAACGACACGATTGGCCAGCCGGGCCAGCAGTCGCAGAACGGGCCGTTTATTCCGAAATCGCCTGCTGAAGCGCTGCGTCCCGAGCGCGTGCCGGAGCCGCCGAAGCGCTCCAAGAAGGCGCGCAGCCAGGTCGTTATCTTCCTCAACTTCCTGATGACGCTGGTTGTGCTCGGCTGTGCCGGCGCGGTTCTGATCTTCTATTACGCGATCTCCGCCTATCAGGAGCCTGGCCCTCTCGAGACGAATACGAACTTCATCGTTCGCGGCGGCGCAGGCGTCGCCGAGATCGCTTCCAACCTGGAGCGCAACAACATCATCTCGGACAGCCGAGTCTTCCGCTATCTGACGGCGACGCATCTTGAAAAGGGCGAAAGCCTGAAGGCCGGCGAGTACGAGATCAAGGCGCACGCATCCATGAACGACATCATGGAGCTGCTGAAATCGGGCAAGTCGATCCTCTATTCGGTCGCGTTCCCTGAGGGCCTTACCGTTCGGCAGATGTTCAACCGTATGAACGAGGATACGGTCCTCGAAGGCGATCTGCCGGCAGTCCTTCCGACGGAAGGGGCGCTGCGTCCCGACACTTACAAGTTCTCGCGCGGAACGAAGCGCTCCGAGATCGTCGAACAGATGGCTGCAGCACAGCAGAAGCTCGTCGACCAGGTTTGGGACAAGCGTGATCCGTCATTGCCGCTGAAATCGAAAGAGGAGCTGGTGGTACTTGCCTCGATCGTCGAGAAGGAAACAGGTGTCGCGGACGAACGTGCCCACGTTGCTTCCGTCTTCCTGAACCGCTTGTCCAAGGGCATGCGTCTGCAGTCTGATCCGACGATTATCTATGGTCTCTTCGGTGGAGACGGAAAGCCGGCCGACCGGCCGATCTACCAGTCCGACCTGAAGAAAGAGACGCCCTTCAACACCTACGTCATCAAGGGACTGCCGCCGACGCCGATCGCCAATCCCGGACGTGATGCGCTGGAGGCCGTTGCCAATCCCTGGAAGACGCAAGACCTCTACTTCGTTGCCGATGGCACGGGTGGCCACGTTTTCGCGGCGACGCTTGAGGAGCACAACGCCAACGTCAAGCGCTGGCGGAAGCTCGAGGCGGACAAGGGCGCGGACCCGAATATTGCCGTGGACGGCCAGCCAGACGGAGCGGCGCCTGCCGACACGCCGGCTGCACCAGCTCCGAAGAAAAAGAAAACCAACTGA
- a CDS encoding YicC/YloC family endoribonuclease yields MALQSMTGFARREGTTGRWRWAWELRSVNGKGLDVRLRLPPGLERLEADVRRFVGEQFGRGNMQVSLSVSTSENRLETVLNQEALAAVLSLRDQLGGIIDPAPLQLDTLLSIRGIIDFREPEDSEDAIVLRDAEIMDGLKAALSDLCLMRESEGSALARVLLDHVAMIESLTQTVERDPSRSTAEIVAKLSAQVAMLMDGAGPFDRDRLHAEAALLATKADLREEVDRLKAHVAAARDLLAKGGPVGRKLDFLAQEFNRESNTVCSKSNAAAVTAAGIELKVVIDQFREQVQNLE; encoded by the coding sequence ATGGCTCTTCAGTCTATGACCGGTTTCGCGCGTCGTGAGGGCACGACGGGGCGCTGGCGCTGGGCCTGGGAGCTGCGCTCGGTCAATGGCAAGGGGCTGGACGTACGGTTGCGGCTGCCGCCGGGCCTCGAAAGACTGGAAGCCGATGTGCGCCGGTTCGTCGGCGAGCAGTTCGGCCGTGGCAACATGCAGGTTTCGCTTTCCGTTTCCACCAGCGAGAACCGGCTGGAAACCGTCCTGAACCAGGAAGCGCTGGCCGCCGTGCTGTCGCTCCGCGACCAGTTGGGCGGCATCATCGATCCGGCGCCGCTGCAGCTCGATACGCTGCTGTCAATCCGCGGGATCATTGACTTCCGCGAACCCGAGGATAGCGAAGACGCGATCGTACTGCGCGACGCTGAGATCATGGATGGCTTGAAGGCTGCGCTGTCAGACCTTTGCCTCATGCGCGAAAGCGAAGGCAGTGCGCTGGCGCGGGTGCTTCTCGATCATGTCGCGATGATCGAGAGTTTGACCCAGACTGTCGAACGGGATCCGTCGCGCTCGACCGCAGAGATCGTCGCGAAGCTCTCGGCGCAGGTCGCGATGTTGATGGACGGCGCAGGCCCGTTCGATCGCGACCGGCTGCATGCCGAGGCAGCGCTGCTGGCGACGAAGGCCGATTTGCGCGAGGAAGTCGACCGCCTGAAGGCACATGTCGCCGCAGCGCGCGATCTGCTCGCCAAGGGCGGTCCGGTCGGGCGCAAGCTGGATTTCCTTGCGCAAGAATTTAACCGCGAATCGAATACCGTTTGCTCGAAATCGAATGCCGCTGCCGTAACCGCTGCCGGCATCGAGTTGAAGGTGGTCATCGACCAGTTTCGCGAGCAAGTCCAGAATTTGGAGTGA
- the gmk gene encoding guanylate kinase, whose translation MSPASSTMPTKIARRGLMLVLSSPSGAGKSTIAGNLLRDDHSLEISVSVTTRAKRPSEIAGKHYHFITVPQFERMRDAGDLLEWAEVHGNFYGTPREPVEAAMAEGRDMLFDIDWQGALQLQEKMKADIVSIFVLPPTMTELQSRLHRRAEDSEDVIRTRLLNSRAEIERWREYDYVIVNDDLDEAFRNVSCIVNAERVRRDRRHGLFDFVKGLLTEEPNL comes from the coding sequence ATGAGCCCGGCTTCGTCGACTATGCCCACCAAGATCGCCCGACGCGGGCTGATGCTTGTTCTTTCCTCGCCGTCAGGCGCCGGCAAGTCGACCATTGCCGGCAATCTCCTGCGCGATGACCACAGCCTGGAAATCTCCGTCAGCGTAACGACGAGAGCGAAGCGCCCGAGCGAGATCGCCGGCAAGCACTATCATTTCATCACCGTCCCGCAGTTCGAGAGAATGCGCGATGCCGGCGACCTGCTGGAATGGGCTGAGGTACACGGCAACTTCTACGGTACGCCCCGTGAGCCGGTCGAAGCCGCCATGGCCGAGGGCCGCGACATGCTGTTCGATATCGACTGGCAGGGAGCGCTGCAGCTGCAGGAGAAGATGAAGGCCGATATCGTCTCGATCTTCGTACTGCCGCCAACGATGACGGAGCTCCAGTCACGGCTGCATCGTCGCGCCGAGGATTCGGAAGACGTCATCCGGACTCGGTTGCTGAACTCTCGAGCCGAGATCGAGCGTTGGCGCGAGTACGACTACGTCATCGTCAACGACGATCTGGACGAAGCCTTCCGCAATGTAAGCTGTATCGTCAATGCCGAGCGTGTCCGTCGCGACCGGCGCCATGGCCTGTTCGACTTCGTCAAAGGCCTGTTGACCGAAGAGCCGAACCTTTAA
- the rsmA gene encoding 16S rRNA (adenine(1518)-N(6)/adenine(1519)-N(6))-dimethyltransferase RsmA: protein MAALDGLPPLRDVIQRHGLDARKALGQNFLLDLNLTQKVARTAGSLEGATVFEVGPGPGGLTRAILALGAKKVIAVERDTRCLPALAEISDHYPGRLEVIEGDALKTDFEAMAPEGPVKIIANLPYNVGTQLLVNWILPKQWPPFWDSLTLMFQKEVGERIVATEDDDHYGRLGVLCGWRTSARMAFDIPPQAFTPPPKVTSTVVHLTPNENPAPCAVGNLEKVTHAAFGQRRKMLRQSLKPLGGEALLNKAEIDPSRRAETLSVEEFVRLANCL from the coding sequence ATGGCGGCTCTGGACGGGCTTCCGCCACTTCGCGACGTCATTCAGCGGCATGGCCTCGACGCCCGCAAGGCTCTCGGCCAGAACTTTTTGCTCGACCTCAATCTTACCCAGAAGGTCGCGCGCACGGCGGGCTCCCTGGAAGGCGCAACCGTGTTCGAGGTAGGTCCCGGCCCGGGCGGACTGACGCGGGCAATCCTGGCGCTCGGCGCCAAGAAGGTCATTGCCGTCGAGCGCGACACGCGCTGCCTTCCGGCTCTGGCGGAAATCTCCGATCATTATCCCGGACGCCTTGAGGTGATCGAGGGTGACGCGCTGAAGACCGATTTCGAGGCGATGGCACCGGAGGGTCCGGTCAAGATCATTGCCAATCTCCCCTACAATGTCGGGACTCAACTTCTCGTCAACTGGATATTGCCGAAGCAGTGGCCGCCGTTCTGGGACTCGCTGACGCTGATGTTCCAGAAGGAAGTCGGCGAGCGCATCGTCGCGACCGAAGATGACGATCATTACGGGCGCCTCGGCGTTCTCTGCGGATGGCGCACGAGCGCTCGTATGGCGTTCGATATCCCGCCGCAAGCCTTCACGCCGCCGCCGAAAGTCACCTCGACTGTCGTCCATCTGACGCCGAACGAGAACCCAGCGCCGTGCGCCGTCGGCAACCTCGAAAAGGTGACGCACGCGGCGTTCGGTCAACGCCGCAAGATGCTGCGGCAGAGCTTGAAGCCGCTCGGCGGAGAAGCATTGCTGAACAAGGCTGAGATCGATCCATCGCGCAGGGCAGAAACTCTCTCGGTGGAAGAATTCGTGCGGCTCGCCAACTGCCTCTAG
- the pdxA gene encoding 4-hydroxythreonine-4-phosphate dehydrogenase PdxA, with translation MTVPFSRPLALTQGDPAGIGPDVTLMAWARRRELGLPTFIFIGDPDVLAARARQLDISVSIRESNCEEAGALFPDALPVLPIAAGVDVAAGEAHVATAKGTIAAIEKAVSLTIAGDALGVVTNPIAKSVLYESGFRFPGHTEFLAELATRATGTPVTPVMMLAGPKLRTIPVTIHIPIKDVPQALTAESIIETCRIAHTDLKERFGIANPRLAVAGLNPHAGEDGTIGREDETIVRPAVQFLRSEGIDAIGPLPADTMFHDSARERYDVAVCMYHDQALIPAKALGFDDAVNVTLGLPFIRTSPDHGTAFGIAGKGLAKDSSLVAALKLAAHLGRVVEGRH, from the coding sequence ATGACCGTTCCCTTTTCGCGGCCACTGGCCCTTACGCAAGGCGATCCGGCCGGTATCGGCCCTGACGTAACATTGATGGCCTGGGCTCGCCGACGTGAGCTCGGCCTGCCGACGTTCATCTTCATCGGCGATCCCGATGTTCTCGCGGCGCGCGCCAGACAGCTCGATATTTCAGTTTCTATCCGCGAATCGAATTGTGAGGAGGCCGGTGCGTTGTTTCCTGACGCGCTGCCGGTTTTGCCGATCGCCGCTGGCGTCGATGTCGCTGCTGGCGAGGCCCACGTCGCGACTGCAAAGGGAACGATTGCCGCCATCGAGAAGGCTGTTTCGCTGACGATCGCGGGCGACGCACTGGGTGTGGTTACGAACCCGATCGCCAAATCAGTGCTCTATGAAAGCGGCTTCCGCTTCCCAGGGCATACGGAGTTCCTGGCTGAACTCGCGACCCGCGCGACCGGCACGCCGGTCACGCCAGTCATGATGCTTGCCGGGCCAAAGCTGCGGACAATTCCGGTGACGATCCACATTCCGATCAAGGACGTCCCGCAGGCGCTGACGGCGGAAAGCATCATCGAAACCTGCCGGATCGCGCATACCGACCTCAAGGAACGCTTTGGCATCGCCAATCCGCGCCTCGCCGTCGCGGGCCTCAATCCGCATGCCGGCGAAGACGGCACGATCGGCCGGGAGGATGAAACGATCGTCAGGCCCGCGGTGCAGTTTCTGCGTTCCGAGGGCATAGACGCCATCGGTCCCCTGCCCGCAGATACGATGTTCCACGATTCGGCTCGCGAGCGTTACGACGTCGCGGTGTGCATGTATCACGATCAGGCTCTCATTCCCGCCAAGGCGCTGGGTTTCGATGACGCCGTCAACGTCACACTCGGGCTCCCGTTCATTCGGACATCGCCCGATCACGGCACGGCCTTCGGCATTGCCGGCAAGGGCCTCGCGAAAGACAGCAGCCTCGTTGCGGCGCTGAAGCTTGCTGCGCATCTCGGACGGGTCGTAGAGGGCCGCCACTGA
- a CDS encoding peptidylprolyl isomerase — MIDAGKSAKTAFAAMAFTMLAALVAPQAGKAFAASEVKVVVNGTAITSGDVAKRQAFLRLQHQKADGKAAEEQLVDQTLKQQEIARVRMSVSKADVDASFERFSTGNKLTPAQMTQILNQAGVGVEHFKAFIAVQMSWPRLVNARYGASGKMSNADLVARMMQNNKQKPETTEYILQQMIFVVPANKKGIVGKRKSEAEASRSKYPGCEQAKVFAATMRDVSVRELGRILAPELPPEWKPLVEQAKGNTTGTRVTEKGVEYLGICSQRQVSDDQAAEMVFRQEDLNNAKGKDAAPENENSTKYLAELRKKAQILRP; from the coding sequence ATGATTGACGCTGGAAAGTCCGCCAAGACGGCATTCGCAGCCATGGCATTCACGATGCTGGCGGCTTTGGTTGCACCACAGGCAGGCAAGGCTTTCGCGGCAAGCGAAGTCAAGGTCGTCGTCAACGGCACTGCGATTACCAGCGGAGACGTCGCCAAGCGCCAGGCCTTCCTTCGCCTTCAGCACCAGAAGGCGGATGGCAAGGCTGCCGAAGAACAGCTCGTCGATCAGACATTGAAGCAGCAGGAAATTGCCCGCGTTCGCATGTCCGTTTCGAAGGCTGATGTCGACGCCTCCTTTGAGCGCTTCTCGACGGGCAACAAGCTGACGCCTGCGCAGATGACCCAGATCCTGAATCAGGCCGGCGTTGGCGTCGAGCACTTCAAGGCGTTCATCGCCGTGCAGATGAGCTGGCCGCGTCTCGTAAACGCCCGTTACGGCGCGTCCGGCAAGATGTCGAACGCAGACCTTGTTGCGCGCATGATGCAGAACAACAAGCAGAAGCCCGAGACGACCGAATATATTCTCCAGCAGATGATTTTTGTCGTGCCTGCGAACAAGAAGGGCATCGTCGGAAAGCGCAAGAGCGAAGCCGAGGCGTCGCGCTCGAAGTACCCGGGCTGCGAACAGGCGAAGGTCTTCGCCGCAACGATGCGCGATGTTTCCGTACGTGAACTCGGTCGTATCCTTGCTCCCGAGCTTCCGCCTGAATGGAAGCCTCTTGTCGAGCAGGCCAAGGGCAATACCACGGGGACCCGCGTGACGGAAAAGGGCGTCGAGTATCTTGGCATCTGCAGCCAGCGTCAGGTTTCCGACGACCAGGCCGCTGAAATGGTCTTCCGTCAGGAAGATCTGAACAATGCCAAGGGCAAGGACGCGGCGCCGGAAAATGAAAACTCGACCAAGTATCTGGCTGAACTGCGCAAGAAGGCGCAGATCCTGCGTCCCTGA